The proteins below come from a single Eubacterium limosum genomic window:
- a CDS encoding LytTR family DNA-binding domain-containing protein: MDVEIKIDPGLQKPRVVICTNALTAEITALADRLSADHPSMITAISGDRIYLLDKKEIFRFYTEDQKTFARCAQQTYRVKLRLYALEEMLSGSSFVRISNSEIVNFGHVTSLDTSISGTISLRMTNGDKAYVSRRYVSKIKKYLGL, translated from the coding sequence ATGGATGTTGAAATAAAAATTGACCCTGGGCTGCAAAAACCCCGGGTGGTTATCTGCACAAACGCCCTGACCGCTGAAATCACTGCCCTGGCTGATCGCCTTTCGGCTGACCACCCCAGCATGATCACCGCAATTTCCGGCGACCGGATCTACCTGCTGGACAAAAAGGAGATTTTCCGTTTTTATACGGAGGATCAGAAAACTTTTGCCCGGTGCGCCCAGCAGACCTACCGGGTAAAGCTCCGGCTGTACGCGCTGGAGGAAATGCTTTCGGGTAGCAGTTTTGTCCGGATTTCCAACTCTGAAATTGTCAATTTTGGCCATGTCACCAGCCTGGACACCAGTATCAGCGGCACCATCAGCCTGCGGATGACCAACGGGGACAAGGCCTATGTGTCAAGACGCTATGTCTCCAAAATCAAAAAATATTTAGGATTGTGA
- a CDS encoding GDSL-type esterase/lipase family protein, which yields MKSDEILMIGDSLIEYGDWDDLLGTEVINRGMGGDTTEGVLMRIGRSLKREPGKIFLMVGVNDIITGESTGFISRNYEAILEKIKALSPENAVFVHKALPCSPEKLFFVFDNSRVTALNREIERLAKKYDAKCVDLWDVLTKNGELLPEYTTDGVHLTAPAYALWADRLKPLL from the coding sequence ATGAAAAGTGATGAAATATTAATGATCGGCGACAGCCTGATCGAATATGGCGACTGGGACGATCTGCTGGGAACAGAGGTTATCAACCGGGGCATGGGCGGCGATACCACAGAGGGTGTGCTCATGCGCATCGGCAGGAGCCTGAAGCGGGAGCCGGGCAAAATCTTTTTAATGGTCGGGGTGAATGACATCATCACCGGGGAGAGCACTGGCTTTATCTCCCGCAATTACGAGGCGATCCTGGAGAAAATAAAGGCGCTCTCGCCTGAAAACGCCGTCTTTGTGCACAAGGCTCTGCCCTGCAGCCCCGAAAAGCTCTTTTTTGTTTTTGACAACAGCCGGGTAACAGCTCTCAACCGGGAAATTGAGCGGCTGGCAAAAAAATACGACGCAAAATGCGTCGATCTGTGGGATGTCCTGACGAAAAACGGAGAGCTGCTGCCCGAGTACACCACCGACGGCGTACATCTGACAGCGCCGGCCTACGCGCTGTGGGCAGACAGGCTTAAGCCTCTTCTTTAG
- a CDS encoding phosphatase PAP2 family protein yields the protein MKNITKFDLKILKKIQKNLCSPALDKVMIGATKLGTAGAVWIGIGGLMMLSKKYRRCGFTLAAAVSFDVFANNILVKNLFHRARPCDVDQTVALKIRRPFGASFPSGHTLTSVTAATVLTLNKKSFGLGAIPLAALISFSRMYLFVHYPSDIAAATALGIGLGSAAYALETKALPAPKEEA from the coding sequence ATGAAAAACATCACGAAATTTGATCTTAAAATATTGAAAAAAATACAGAAAAACCTCTGCTCGCCGGCGCTGGACAAGGTGATGATCGGGGCGACAAAGCTCGGGACTGCCGGCGCTGTCTGGATTGGCATCGGCGGGCTGATGATGCTCTCAAAAAAATACCGCCGTTGCGGGTTTACGCTCGCAGCGGCGGTATCCTTTGACGTTTTCGCCAACAATATTCTGGTTAAAAATCTTTTCCACCGCGCGCGGCCCTGTGACGTTGACCAAACAGTAGCTCTGAAGATCCGGCGCCCCTTTGGCGCGTCCTTCCCCTCCGGCCATACGCTGACCTCAGTGACTGCCGCCACTGTCCTGACACTGAACAAAAAGTCCTTTGGCCTTGGCGCCATTCCGCTGGCAGCGCTCATCAGCTTTTCCAGGATGTACCTTTTTGTCCACTATCCCTCAGATATTGCGGCGGCTACCGCTCTGGGGATCGGGCTTGGCTCTGCCGCCTATGCCCTTGAGACAAAGGCCCTGCCAGCCCCTAAAGAAGAGGCTTAA
- a CDS encoding lipoprotein, with protein sequence MKKHWAALMAVLACVILTGCGQDSTLVGTWQEDYFEKTCPESTDKTQYHAVVFYDDGSYDETLFFNENGRFVSDSVSGGYGDYGNQLNTTVMSGGGSVREERIKTPVLDLLPGKFERYGGWDKSFSLMTRGGSYGYRVSGDTLCITDLKVELEKGMGSTLSGRYRRVR encoded by the coding sequence ATGAAAAAGCATTGGGCAGCGCTGATGGCAGTGCTGGCCTGCGTCATCCTGACAGGGTGCGGCCAGGACAGCACCCTTGTTGGGACATGGCAGGAGGATTATTTTGAGAAGACCTGCCCGGAAAGCACAGATAAAACGCAGTATCATGCAGTCGTATTTTACGATGACGGCTCCTATGATGAAACACTGTTTTTCAATGAAAATGGACGCTTTGTCAGTGATTCTGTCAGCGGTGGATACGGCGATTACGGTAATCAGCTCAATACAACGGTCATGAGCGGTGGCGGGAGTGTTCGGGAAGAAAGAATTAAAACACCTGTTTTGGATCTGCTGCCGGGAAAGTTTGAAAGATATGGGGGATGGGATAAAAGTTTCAGCCTTATGACAAGAGGCGGAAGTTATGGTTACCGTGTAAGCGGCGATACGCTTTGTATTACGGACTTAAAGGTGGAGCTGGAAAAAGGGATGGGCAGCACCTTAAGCGGTCGGTACCGCCGTGTCCGGTAG
- the trpE gene encoding anthranilate synthase component I: MKIPSLETVQRQSEGFAAFPVSCEIFADIKTPIQVLKILKGISSRCYLLESVEGVEKWGRYSFLGFDPVVEVKCRDGLMEIKNGTAVRIETDDPGQEIRRILSEYRSPKVAELPPFTGGFVGYFSYDYLKYSEPTLRFSGDDSAGFNDLDLMLFEKVIAFDQLRQKIVIMVTIKTDHLAVNYNRAVRELDYLVGLIHSDVPAGGEPPRLLSDFKPHFAREAYCEIVDKTKGYIREGDIFQAVPSNRLTAEMEGSLLNTYRVLRTINPSPYMYYIACDDLEIAGASPETLVKLQDGELSTFPIAGTSPRGGTSEEDAELEERLLKDPKELAEHNMLVDLGRNDLGRVSRYGSVNVQEYLKIQKYSHVMHITSVVTGQLRENMDQLDAVAAVLPAGTLSGAPKIRACEIINELEGIRRGIYGGAIGYIDFTGNMDVCIAIRTAVKKDGRVYIQSGGGVVADSDPEKEYQESINKAMAVVEAVKQSVEVMD; the protein is encoded by the coding sequence ATGAAAATACCATCATTAGAAACAGTACAGAGACAATCAGAGGGCTTTGCGGCCTTTCCTGTCAGCTGTGAAATCTTTGCGGACATCAAGACACCGATTCAGGTGCTGAAAATATTAAAGGGCATCAGCTCACGCTGCTACCTGCTGGAGAGCGTCGAGGGTGTTGAGAAGTGGGGACGCTACTCTTTTCTCGGCTTTGACCCGGTGGTTGAGGTGAAGTGCAGGGACGGGCTTATGGAAATCAAAAACGGCACTGCGGTCAGGATAGAGACCGATGATCCAGGACAGGAGATAAGACGCATCCTGTCCGAATACAGAAGCCCTAAGGTGGCCGAGCTCCCGCCCTTTACCGGCGGCTTTGTCGGATATTTTTCCTACGACTATCTGAAGTACAGCGAGCCGACCCTGCGCTTTAGCGGTGACGACAGCGCAGGCTTTAACGATCTTGACCTTATGCTGTTTGAAAAGGTCATTGCCTTTGACCAGCTGCGGCAGAAGATCGTGATCATGGTTACCATCAAAACAGATCATCTGGCGGTGAACTATAACCGGGCCGTCAGGGAGCTGGATTACCTGGTGGGCCTGATCCACAGCGATGTGCCGGCGGGCGGCGAGCCGCCAAGACTGCTCAGCGATTTCAAGCCCCATTTTGCTAGGGAAGCCTACTGTGAGATCGTGGACAAGACGAAGGGCTATATCCGCGAGGGCGATATTTTTCAGGCAGTGCCCTCCAACCGCCTGACCGCTGAGATGGAGGGGAGCCTCCTTAATACCTACCGCGTGCTGAGGACCATCAACCCCTCGCCCTATATGTATTATATTGCGTGCGATGACCTTGAAATCGCCGGGGCATCCCCCGAGACGCTGGTAAAGCTTCAGGACGGTGAGCTCTCGACCTTTCCGATTGCCGGCACCAGCCCGAGGGGCGGGACCAGTGAAGAGGATGCTGAGCTTGAGGAGCGTCTGCTCAAAGACCCCAAGGAGCTGGCAGAGCACAATATGCTGGTAGATCTCGGGCGGAACGACCTCGGCAGGGTAAGCCGGTACGGCAGCGTCAATGTGCAGGAATATCTGAAAATCCAGAAGTATTCCCATGTCATGCACATCACCTCTGTGGTAACCGGGCAGCTGAGAGAAAACATGGATCAGCTTGACGCGGTTGCGGCAGTGCTCCCAGCGGGTACACTCTCGGGTGCGCCTAAGATAAGAGCCTGTGAGATCATCAATGAGCTTGAAGGGATACGGCGGGGCATTTACGGCGGCGCCATCGGCTATATCGACTTCACCGGAAACATGGATGTCTGCATTGCCATCCGGACAGCAGTGAAGAAGGACGGCCGGGTCTACATCCAGTCAGGCGGCGGTGTGGTCGCAGACAGCGATCCGGAAAAGGAATACCAGGAGAGCATCAACAAGGCCATGGCTGTGGTTGAAGCGGTAAAACAATCGGTGGAGGTAATGGACTGA
- a CDS encoding anthranilate synthase component II, giving the protein MILIIDNYDSFSYNLVQQVGRVNPDLKVIRNDALSLDEIEALHPSHIILSPGPGRPADAGVCEAVVHRFFGKLPILGVCLGHQAICEAFGAEVTYASELIHGKRSSIHIANGSPLFKGLPPIMDAARYHSLAVRRSSLPDELLIIAEDNADEVMGVKHRDFDVYGLQFHPESILTPKGNIIIENFLALGGKVQ; this is encoded by the coding sequence ATGATATTAATCATTGATAACTATGACAGCTTTTCATACAATCTTGTGCAGCAGGTCGGCAGGGTAAACCCTGACCTGAAAGTCATCCGGAACGACGCTTTGAGCCTGGACGAAATCGAGGCGCTGCACCCATCCCACATCATTCTGTCACCAGGCCCCGGGCGGCCTGCCGACGCCGGAGTCTGTGAGGCAGTGGTTCACCGGTTTTTCGGGAAGCTTCCGATTTTAGGCGTGTGCCTTGGGCATCAGGCCATCTGCGAGGCCTTCGGCGCAGAGGTCACCTACGCCAGCGAGCTGATCCACGGGAAAAGGAGCAGCATTCACATTGCCAACGGGAGCCCGCTGTTCAAAGGCCTGCCGCCCATTATGGACGCGGCCCGCTATCATTCGCTGGCTGTCAGGCGGAGCAGCCTGCCCGACGAGCTGCTGATCATCGCTGAGGACAATGCCGATGAGGTTATGGGCGTCAAGCACCGGGATTTTGATGTGTACGGGCTCCAGTTTCATCCGGAATCCATATTGACACCAAAGGGAAACATCATTATTGAAAATTTTTTAGCGCTGGGAGGTAAAGTACAATGA
- the trpD gene encoding anthranilate phosphoribosyltransferase produces MIQDAIYTVLNGQDLDLDATKEAFNQIMEGKATNAQIGSFLTAMRMKGETIEEITACATVMREKCTKLDPGMDVLEIVGTGGDEANTFNISTVSGIVVSAGGVPVAKHGNRSVSSKCGAADCLEALGVKIDLNAEQNARMLREAGICFMFAPVYHASMKYAGPVRKEIAVRTIFNILGPLANPAGANMQLLGVYDENLVEPLARVLSNLGVKRGMVVHGHDGLDEITLCDTTTICEINDGQLNSFFLSPEQLGLARCTKDALVGGDPQENAEIAREILSGVHGPKRDVVLLNAAVCLYMTYNQMTLRECVRYGENLIDSGKAMEQLNRFIALSNEV; encoded by the coding sequence ATGATACAGGATGCGATCTACACTGTTTTAAACGGACAGGACCTTGATCTGGACGCCACTAAAGAGGCCTTCAACCAGATTATGGAAGGAAAGGCGACCAACGCTCAGATTGGCTCCTTCCTCACCGCCATGCGGATGAAAGGCGAGACCATTGAGGAGATCACGGCCTGCGCAACAGTGATGCGTGAAAAATGCACAAAGCTCGACCCGGGGATGGACGTGCTGGAAATTGTGGGCACCGGGGGTGATGAAGCCAACACCTTTAATATTTCTACGGTTTCAGGCATTGTGGTCTCAGCCGGCGGGGTGCCGGTTGCCAAGCACGGGAACCGGAGTGTTTCCAGCAAATGCGGCGCCGCGGACTGCCTGGAAGCCCTGGGCGTAAAGATTGACCTGAACGCAGAGCAGAACGCGCGGATGCTGAGGGAGGCAGGGATCTGCTTCATGTTTGCGCCGGTTTACCATGCCTCCATGAAGTATGCTGGCCCAGTCCGCAAAGAAATTGCAGTCCGCACCATTTTTAATATACTGGGGCCTCTGGCCAATCCTGCCGGCGCGAATATGCAGCTGCTGGGCGTCTACGACGAGAATCTGGTAGAGCCTCTTGCCAGAGTGCTCTCAAACCTGGGCGTTAAGCGGGGAATGGTAGTTCACGGACACGACGGGCTGGATGAGATTACCCTGTGCGACACAACCACCATCTGCGAGATAAACGATGGCCAGCTCAACAGCTTTTTCCTCTCACCGGAGCAGCTGGGGCTGGCGCGCTGTACAAAGGATGCGCTGGTGGGCGGAGATCCTCAGGAAAACGCTGAGATCGCCCGGGAGATCCTGAGTGGTGTTCACGGCCCCAAACGCGATGTGGTGCTCTTAAACGCCGCGGTATGCCTGTATATGACCTATAACCAGATGACGCTCCGGGAATGTGTGCGCTATGGGGAGAACCTGATCGACAGCGGAAAAGCAATGGAACAGCTGAATCGTTTTATCGCTTTGTCCAACGAGGTGTAG
- the trpC gene encoding indole-3-glycerol phosphate synthase TrpC, with amino-acid sequence MILDKLAASARVRVDRLKAERPLESVREEALSIKPEKPFCFEAALKKEDIAFICEIKKASPSKGLIAPDFPYVHIARDYEAAGADAISVLTEPEYFLGSDDYLSAVKRAVNIPVIRKDFTIDPYQIYEARIIGADAVLLICALLDTEVLTEYIRIADTLGLTALVEAHDAAEVASALEAGARVIGVNNRNLKTFEVDIENSARLRQLVPEHITFVSESGIKTPGDIDALRKNGTDAVLIGETLMRSSRKAEELARLRGERV; translated from the coding sequence ATGATTTTAGATAAATTAGCGGCCAGCGCCAGGGTGCGGGTCGACCGGTTAAAGGCAGAACGGCCTTTGGAAAGCGTAAGAGAGGAAGCCCTGTCAATAAAACCCGAAAAGCCCTTTTGCTTTGAGGCAGCGCTGAAAAAAGAGGACATTGCTTTTATCTGTGAGATCAAGAAAGCATCCCCCTCAAAGGGGCTTATCGCTCCGGATTTTCCCTATGTGCATATCGCCAGAGATTACGAGGCTGCCGGCGCAGACGCGATCTCAGTCCTCACAGAGCCCGAATACTTTTTAGGCAGCGACGATTATCTGAGTGCGGTCAAGAGGGCGGTGAACATCCCGGTTATCCGAAAGGATTTTACCATTGACCCCTATCAGATTTACGAGGCCAGGATCATCGGGGCAGACGCTGTATTACTGATCTGTGCGCTTCTCGACACAGAAGTCCTGACAGAATATATCCGCATTGCCGATACCCTGGGTCTGACAGCGCTGGTGGAGGCGCATGATGCGGCAGAGGTCGCCTCGGCCCTTGAGGCAGGCGCCCGGGTGATCGGCGTTAACAACCGGAACCTTAAAACCTTTGAGGTCGACATCGAAAACAGTGCGCGTCTCAGGCAGCTGGTGCCTGAGCATATCACCTTTGTCTCGGAAAGCGGCATTAAAACCCCCGGAGATATTGACGCGCTCAGGAAAAACGGAACAGACGCAGTGCTCATCGGCGAGACTCTGATGCGCAGCAGCCGCAAGGCGGAGGAGCTGGCAAGGCTGCGGGGAGAGCGAGTCTAG
- a CDS encoding phosphoribosylanthranilate isomerase: MDTKIKICGLTRPQDVEAVNAARPDYIGFVFAESRRRLTPQQALSLKRQLDPEIQSVGVFVNASLETVLDITSQGILDIVQLHGDEPPAFAERVRRKTGCPVVKAFRIRGEESLAALKAYNQADYLLLDAYNKNVYGGTGRAFNWELLDENRSKKPFFLAGGLKIENIETAIRTVRPYGVDISSGVETNGCKDPGKIEEIIKRIRRFDQ; the protein is encoded by the coding sequence ATGGACACAAAGATTAAGATATGCGGCCTGACAAGGCCCCAGGATGTCGAAGCAGTCAATGCGGCCCGTCCAGACTATATCGGCTTTGTATTTGCCGAGAGCAGACGCCGTCTGACACCACAGCAGGCCCTTTCGCTGAAAAGACAGCTCGACCCGGAAATCCAGAGTGTGGGTGTTTTTGTCAACGCCAGTCTGGAGACGGTTCTGGACATTACCAGCCAGGGTATTCTTGACATCGTCCAGCTTCACGGCGATGAGCCCCCCGCCTTTGCCGAAAGGGTGCGCCGCAAGACCGGCTGCCCGGTGGTAAAGGCATTTAGAATCAGAGGGGAAGAAAGCCTGGCGGCGCTCAAAGCCTACAACCAGGCAGATTATCTGCTGTTGGACGCCTATAATAAGAATGTTTATGGCGGCACAGGCAGGGCTTTTAACTGGGAGCTGTTAGATGAAAACAGGAGCAAAAAGCCTTTTTTTCTGGCAGGCGGGCTGAAGATTGAAAACATTGAAACGGCCATAAGGACCGTCCGGCCATACGGTGTGGATATCAGCAGCGGCGTGGAGACAAACGGGTGCAAAGACCCCGGTAAAATAGAGGAAATTATCAAGAGAATAAGGAGATTCGATCAATGA
- the trpB gene encoding tryptophan synthase subunit beta → MTKGRYGQHGGQYIPETLMNAVIELEEAYEHYKKDPAFNAELNDLLKNYAGRPSLLYYAEKMTSDLGGAKIYLKREDLNHTGSHKINNVLGQVLLAKKMGKTRVIAETGAGQHGVATATAAALMDMECEIFMGKEDTDRQALNVYRMELLGAKVHAVTSGTMTLKDAVNETMREWTSRIIDTHYVLGSVMGPHPFPMMVRDFQSVISREAREQILEREGKLPAAILACVGGGSNAMGMFYHFIEDRDVRLIGCEAAGKGVDTDKHAATIAKGTLGIFHGMKSYFCQDVYGQIAPVYSISAGLDYPGIGPEHAHLHDLGRAEYVPVTDDEAIGAFEYLSRTEGIIPAVESAHAVAYARKLAPSMSADESIIICLSGRGDKDVAAIARYKGVDLHE, encoded by the coding sequence ATGACAAAAGGACGTTACGGACAGCACGGGGGCCAGTATATCCCTGAGACATTAATGAACGCTGTGATTGAGCTTGAGGAGGCCTACGAGCATTATAAAAAGGACCCGGCCTTCAATGCCGAGCTGAATGACCTGCTGAAAAACTACGCAGGCCGCCCCTCATTATTATATTATGCAGAAAAAATGACAAGCGATCTTGGAGGCGCAAAGATTTATCTGAAGCGTGAGGACCTGAACCATACAGGCTCACATAAAATTAACAATGTGCTGGGGCAGGTGCTTCTGGCAAAGAAAATGGGCAAAACCCGCGTGATTGCAGAGACGGGCGCCGGACAGCATGGTGTTGCAACCGCCACCGCCGCAGCGCTGATGGATATGGAATGTGAAATATTCATGGGGAAGGAGGATACCGACCGCCAGGCCCTGAATGTTTACCGGATGGAGCTGCTTGGCGCAAAGGTCCACGCGGTGACAAGCGGCACCATGACTTTAAAGGACGCCGTCAATGAAACTATGCGGGAATGGACCAGCCGGATCATTGATACCCACTATGTGCTGGGCTCAGTGATGGGGCCGCACCCCTTTCCCATGATGGTGCGCGATTTTCAGTCTGTGATCAGCAGAGAGGCCAGGGAGCAGATTCTGGAAAGGGAAGGAAAACTGCCTGCGGCAATTCTGGCCTGTGTCGGAGGCGGCAGCAACGCCATGGGGATGTTTTACCATTTTATAGAGGATCGGGATGTGCGGCTGATCGGCTGTGAAGCGGCAGGGAAGGGTGTGGATACCGACAAACACGCAGCCACCATCGCCAAGGGCACACTCGGCATTTTTCACGGCATGAAATCCTATTTCTGTCAGGATGTATATGGCCAGATCGCCCCGGTATACTCCATATCAGCCGGGCTTGATTATCCCGGTATCGGCCCGGAGCACGCCCACCTGCACGATCTTGGCAGGGCGGAGTATGTGCCTGTCACCGATGACGAGGCCATCGGCGCCTTTGAATACCTCTCGCGGACAGAAGGGATTATCCCGGCAGTTGAGAGCGCTCACGCTGTCGCTTACGCCAGAAAGCTGGCGCCGTCCATGTCAGCGGATGAGAGCATCATTATCTGTTTATCGGGCCGCGGAGATAAGGACGTGGCAGCCATCGCACGCTATAAGGGGGTAGATTTACATGAGTAA
- the trpA gene encoding tryptophan synthase subunit alpha, protein MSNHRIAKAFDHGKAFISFITAGDPTLEKTEAFITLMERAGADLIELGIPFSDPIAEGPVIQRANIRALSQGATTDKIFDMVARVREKVQVPLVFLTYVNPIFTYGIDRFCARCKEAGIDGLIIPDLPFEENGEVRPIAEKYDVDVISLIAPTSEQRIGQIAREASGFIYTVSSLGVTGVRSEITTDLQSMIRVIRENTSTPAAVGFGISTPEQAESISAYADGVIVGSAIVKMIEANGEAAGPVIEEYVRKMKAACKKNG, encoded by the coding sequence ATGAGTAACCATCGTATCGCAAAGGCCTTTGACCACGGCAAAGCCTTTATCAGCTTTATCACAGCGGGTGACCCGACCCTTGAAAAAACAGAGGCGTTCATCACGCTCATGGAGCGGGCGGGAGCAGACCTCATTGAGCTGGGGATTCCGTTTTCTGACCCCATCGCTGAAGGACCAGTGATCCAGCGGGCAAATATCCGCGCGCTCAGTCAGGGCGCCACAACCGACAAAATTTTTGACATGGTGGCCCGGGTGCGTGAAAAGGTCCAGGTGCCTCTGGTGTTTTTGACCTATGTCAATCCGATCTTTACCTATGGCATTGACCGGTTCTGCGCGAGGTGCAAGGAGGCGGGAATCGACGGTCTTATCATTCCGGATCTGCCCTTTGAAGAAAATGGGGAGGTCCGACCCATCGCAGAGAAATACGATGTGGATGTCATCTCGCTGATCGCGCCGACCTCTGAGCAACGTATCGGACAAATTGCCAGGGAGGCTTCGGGCTTTATTTATACGGTATCCTCCCTCGGGGTTACCGGCGTCCGGTCTGAGATCACAACAGACCTTCAGTCGATGATCAGGGTCATACGGGAGAATACAAGCACACCGGCAGCTGTCGGCTTTGGTATCTCTACGCCGGAGCAGGCAGAGAGCATCAGCGCATACGCAGACGGAGTGATTGTAGGGTCAGCAATTGTGAAGATGATCGAAGCGAACGGTGAAGCCGCAGGACCGGTCATCGAGGAATACGTCCGAAAAATGAAAGCGGCCTGTAAAAAAAATGGTTAA
- a CDS encoding GH25 family lysozyme produces the protein MEKFKQTFLSKKGLIIVAGAAAAVLVAVVLFFAINSVRNSGNHVKGVDVSAYQGDIDWKKLADQDIYFAFIKATEGKDHVDKNFEKNWKEARKTHLKVGAYHFVNFDQDGKTQADHFINTVPKENDSLPPVIDLELYGDYLNKPMDKNKVQAIVNDMIVRFKDYYEKTPIIYTNYNTYNTYLSDAFAEIPIWICDISDQEPDLKGGHEWLFWQYSQREILNGYSGEERFIDMDLYNGDLRQFKKQFE, from the coding sequence ATGGAAAAATTTAAACAAACATTTTTGAGCAAAAAGGGCCTGATCATCGTTGCCGGTGCAGCCGCAGCAGTATTGGTGGCAGTAGTCCTTTTCTTTGCGATTAACAGTGTGCGAAACAGCGGAAACCACGTAAAGGGTGTAGACGTTTCGGCCTATCAGGGTGATATTGACTGGAAAAAACTGGCGGACCAGGACATATACTTTGCCTTTATTAAAGCGACAGAGGGAAAAGACCATGTGGACAAAAATTTTGAGAAGAACTGGAAAGAAGCGCGCAAGACTCACCTGAAAGTCGGCGCATACCATTTTGTGAATTTTGACCAGGATGGAAAAACACAGGCCGATCATTTTATCAACACAGTTCCCAAAGAAAACGACAGTCTGCCGCCGGTTATCGACCTTGAGCTTTATGGGGATTATCTGAATAAACCGATGGATAAGAACAAGGTACAGGCCATCGTCAATGATATGATCGTAAGGTTTAAGGATTATTATGAAAAGACACCAATCATCTATACCAATTACAATACCTACAATACCTATCTGTCCGACGCTTTTGCTGAGATTCCAATCTGGATCTGCGATATTTCAGATCAGGAGCCTGATCTGAAGGGCGGCCATGAGTGGCTGTTCTGGCAGTATTCCCAGAGAGAGATCCTCAACGGCTACAGCGGCGAGGAACGGTTTATTGATATGGACCTTTACAATGGTGACCTCCGTCAATTTAAAAAACAGTTTGAATAA
- a CDS encoding NAD(P)-dependent malic enzyme, with amino-acid sequence MDYNKEALKAHEACKGKVEVVSKMKLENKDDLSIAYTPGVAEPCRKIAENKEDVYKYTAKGNLVAVLSDGSAVLGLGNIGGEAAMPVMEGKAVLFKSFGNVDAFPICVSTQNADEIIQTGINIAPTFGGINLEDISAPKCFEIEEKLQEALDIPVFHDDQHGTAIVVSSALINALKIVKKDISEIKVAISGPGAAGTAIAKMLMSLNVKNIVMCDRTGIIDISRDGLTGHKLWLAEHTNQEHITGSLEDAIKGADVLVGVSGPGIVTEEMVASMNKDAILFAMANPIPEIMPDLAKKAGARVIGTGRSDFPNQINNVLAFPGIFRGALDARASRITEGMKVAAAYAIADLVSAEELNEDYVMPSPFDKRVAPAVAKAVYDAWMKEVK; translated from the coding sequence ATGGATTACAATAAAGAAGCGCTGAAAGCCCATGAAGCGTGCAAAGGCAAAGTAGAAGTCGTTTCTAAGATGAAACTTGAAAATAAAGATGATCTGAGCATCGCCTACACACCGGGTGTTGCCGAACCCTGCCGCAAAATCGCGGAGAATAAAGAGGATGTCTATAAATATACTGCCAAGGGAAACCTGGTCGCGGTTTTATCTGACGGCTCGGCGGTTTTAGGCCTTGGCAATATCGGCGGTGAAGCCGCTATGCCTGTTATGGAGGGCAAGGCTGTCCTGTTTAAATCCTTTGGCAATGTCGACGCATTCCCGATCTGTGTGAGCACACAGAACGCTGATGAGATTATTCAGACAGGCATCAATATCGCGCCGACCTTTGGGGGAATTAACCTGGAGGATATTTCTGCGCCGAAATGCTTTGAAATTGAGGAAAAGCTTCAGGAAGCCCTGGATATTCCGGTTTTCCATGATGACCAGCACGGTACGGCCATTGTTGTCTCCTCTGCGCTCATCAACGCCCTGAAAATTGTTAAGAAAGACATTTCTGAGATCAAGGTAGCCATCAGCGGCCCGGGGGCTGCTGGGACAGCCATTGCAAAAATGCTGATGTCCTTAAATGTAAAAAATATCGTCATGTGTGACCGCACTGGCATCATTGATATCAGCCGTGACGGTCTGACCGGCCATAAGCTCTGGCTGGCTGAGCACACCAATCAGGAACACATTACCGGAAGTCTGGAAGATGCCATCAAAGGCGCTGATGTCTTAGTCGGTGTGTCTGGCCCTGGTATTGTCACAGAGGAGATGGTCGCTTCTATGAATAAAGACGCCATTCTTTTTGCTATGGCGAACCCTATTCCTGAAATTATGCCGGATCTGGCTAAAAAAGCGGGCGCGCGTGTCATTGGCACTGGCCGGTCTGATTTTCCAAACCAGATCAACAATGTCCTGGCGTTCCCAGGGATTTTCAGAGGCGCGCTGGACGCAAGGGCGTCACGCATCACTGAAGGCATGAAGGTAGCGGCAGCCTATGCCATCGCTGACCTCGTAAGCGCAGAGGAACTGAATGAAGATTATGTTATGCCGAGCCCTTTTGATAAACGTGTGGCTCCAGCGGTTGCCAAGGCTGTTTACGATGCCTGGATGAAGGAAGTAAAATAA